From Drosophila virilis strain 15010-1051.87 chromosome X, Dvir_AGI_RSII-ME, whole genome shotgun sequence, the proteins below share one genomic window:
- the LOC6631657 gene encoding putative mediator of RNA polymerase II transcription subunit 24, protein MKNLLVPLNGASGEPSNNCNFHKDALLGFAIELPDEQLDSAVIQLQAAAAEQKHNNNNNNNNNNNNSSSNNNNNNSIDNNHNNHNNSNSGDYHQSLLNCVDFLPSAVAPPHLTECYQFDADAAASELVNVANKDCDSLAKLAYNLYRLAKEDHIVIDRKRNEVVRTDAVTHQKTIYRCMDPVGMGMQPPQSSRSAAMTTSLKASRSRKRTAPAGKAIPTKAPLSIAAPSETANKATNEPIPASDADTMLRTRSGRIIRAALPQSATAAPNSAQMLQLLVTDLRDKDYRAPAIAAEPADPPAVEVVVQRERAVPPNAICPGCSKIFLGRRLQRHYVKYPEHMPSAIAARQQQEQQQQQQQEQQQEHAQPTQQQHQQLAQSYVPTLFGLLTAQLQRYGHLSEEQRADLFLHELNDFVEQLHLRSTRLIRNTSGLHFVNARIARVLGIPEGQYALDMSAMESAQAPTPEPELQQLLHASTVPSARNLVDYPGLSMSLDDTLTDEAAQRLNLSAGGKLLPPSEESLLRNVGDLMQPPVAVAPPNVGHVAGAMLPHYDHASDNAVEALSMKETPNAAILDLNVDFFQFNSN, encoded by the exons ATGAAGAATTTGCTGGTGCCGCTTAACGGCGCCAGTGGCGAGCcaagcaacaactgcaatttTCACAAAGATGCGCTGCTTGGTTTTGCAATCGAGCTGCCCGATGAGCAGCTGGACAGCGCTGTAATCCAGCTGCAGGCCGCGGCAGCTGAGCAAaagcacaacaataacaacaacaacaacaacaacaataataatagcagcagcaacaacaacaacaacaatagcatcgacaacaatcataataatcataataacaGCAATAGCGGCGACTACCATCAGTCGCTGCTGAACTGCGTGGACTTTTTGCCGTCTGCTGTGGCGCCACCACATCTAACCGAATGCTATCAGTTTGATGCAGATGCCGCTGCATCGGAGCTGGTAAACGTTGCCAACAAGGACTGCGACTCATTGGCCAAACTAGCCTACAATCTATATCGCCTGGCCAAGGAGGATCACATTGTGATTGATCG CAAGCGCAACGAGGTCGTGCGCACGGATGCCGTTACCCACCAGAAGACCATCTATCGCTGCATGGATCCCGTAGGCATGGGCATGCAACCACCTCAGAGCAGTCGTTCGGCAGCGATGACAACGTCCTTAAAAGCGAGCCGTTCGCGCAAACGCACGGCGCCAGCAGGCAAAGCCATCCCGACAAAGGCGCCATTGTCCATTGCAGCGCCAAGCGAGACTGCGAACAAAGCCACGAATGAGCCGATCCCTGCCTCAGATGCGGATACTATGCTGCGGACGCGTTCCGGACGCATTATACGCGCCGCCTTGCCACAGTCGGCCACAGCAGCGCCAAATTCGGCGCaaatgttgcagctgcttgtAACAGACCTGAGGGACAAAGACTATCGTGCACCGGCAATAGCTGCTGAGCCAGCAGACCCGCCAGCCGTTGAGGTGGTGGTGCAAAGGGAGCGCGCTGTGCCGCCAAACGCAATCTGTCCGGGCTGCAGTAAGATTTTTTTGGGCCGTCGCTTGCAGCGTCACTACGTCAAGTACCCGGAACATATGCCCAGCGCCATCGCCGCTCgacagcagcaagagcagcaacagcagcagcaacaggagcagcaacaggagcacGCGCAACcaacacaacagcagcatcagcaattGGCCCAAAGCTATGTGCCGACACTGTTTGGACTGTTGACGGCTCAGCTGCAGCGATACGGACATCTGAGCGAGGAGCAGCGGGCCGATCTTTTTCTGCATGAGTTGAATGATTTTGTGGAGCAGCTGCATTTGCGCAGCACGCGGCTCATACGCAACACATCCGGTCTGCATTTTGTGAATGCACGGATTGCACGCGTGCTGGGCATACCCGAGGGTCAGTATGCGCTGGATATGTCGGCAATGGAATCGGCGCAGGCGCCCACACCGGAACCGGAattgcagcaactgttgcatgCCAGCACTGTGCCAAGCGCACGCAATCTGGTTGATTATCCGGGCTTGAGCATGTCCCTCGACGACACGCTGACCGATGAAGCTGCTCAACGTTTAAATCTGTCCGCTGGCGGCAAGTTGCTGCCACCATCCGAGGAAAGCCTGTTGCGCAACGTTGGCGATCTTATGCAGCCACCGGTGGCTGTGGCGCCGCCCAACGTTGGCCATGTGGCGGGCGCAATGCTGCCACATTACGATCATGCCAGCGACAATGCCGTCGAGGCGCTCAGCATGAAGGAGACGCCCAATGCGGCTATTTTGGATCTCAATGTTGATTTCTTTCAATTTAACAGCAACTAG
- the Dsor1 gene encoding dual specificity mitogen-activated protein kinase kinase dSOR1 isoform X2 translates to MSKNKLNLVLPPVNVDTTVAATQVAPTPPFKTPSGTDLLGKPKTSIDALTETLEGLDMDDTERKRIKVFLSQKEKIGELSEEDLEKLGELGSGNGGVVMKVRHTLTHLIMARKLIHLEVKPAIKKQILRELKVLHECNFPHIVGFYGAFYSDGEISICMEYMDGGSLDLILKRAGRIPESILGRITLAVLKGLSYLRDKHAIIHRDVKPSNILVNSSGEIKICDFGVSGQLIDSMANSFVGTRSYMSPERLQGTHYSVQSDIWSLGLSLVEMAIGMYPIPPPDSSTLETIFAENANEDGNQTVLEPKVMAIFELLDYIVNEPPPKLEHKIFSNEFKDFVDICLKKQPDERADLKTLLSHPWIRKAEVEDVDISGWVCKTMDLPPSTPKRNTSPN, encoded by the exons ATGTcgaaaaataaactgaatttaGTGCTGCCGCCGGTAAATGTGGATacaactgttgctgccacacagGTGGCACCAACACCGCCATTTAAAACACCATCGGGAACAGA CTTGCTGGGGAAGCCAAAAACGAGCATCGATGCGCTAACGGAAACATTGGAGGGCCTGGACATGGATGACACGGAACGCAAACGAATAAAAGTTTTCCTCAGTCAGAAAGAGAAAATCGGCGAACTCTCCGAGGAGGATCTCGAAAAGTTGGGCGAACTCGGCTCCGGCAATGGCGGCGTTGTTATGAAAGTGCGCCACACCCTCACACATCTAATTATGGCACGGAAACTGATCCATCTGGAGGTGAAGCCGGCGATCAAAAAACAAATCCTGCGCGAGCTAAAAGTGCTGCACGAATGCAATTTTCCCCACATTGTTGGCTTCTATGGCGCCTTCTACAGCGACGGTGAGATAAGCATCTGCATGGAATACATGGACGGCGGCTCCCTTGATCTCATATTAAAGCGCGCCGGCCGCATACCCGAATCGATACTCGGACGCATCACGCTGGCGGTGCTGAAGGGGCTCAGCTATCTGCGGGACAAGCATGCGATCATCCATCGCGATGTAAAGCCAAGCAATATACTCGTCAACAGCAGCGGCGAGATCAAAATCTGTGATTTCGGCGTTTCGGGTCAGCTAATCGACTCGATGGCCAACTCATTTGTGGGCACGCGCAGCTACATGTCG CCGGAACGACTGCAGGGCACACACTACTCGGTACAGTCGGACATTTGGTCGCTGGGTCTGTCACTGGTTGAGATGGCCATCGGCATGTATCCAATACCGCCGCCGGATTCGTCAACGCTGGAGACCATATTCGCAGAGAACGCCAATGAGGATGGCAATCAAACGGTGCTGGAGCCCAAAGTGATGGCAATATTCGAGCTGCTCGATTATATTGTTAACGAGCCGCCGCCGAAGCTGGAACACAAGATATTCTCAAATGAGTTCAAGGACTTTGTCGACATCTGTCTCAAAAAGCAGCCGGACGAGCGTGCCGATCTCAAGACGTTGTTG AGCCATCCATGGATACGGAAAGCGGAGGTGGAGGATGTCGACATATCGGGCTGGGTATGCAAGACAATGGACTTGCCGCCATCGACGCCGAAACGCAATACATCGCCCAACTAA
- the Dsor1 gene encoding dual specificity mitogen-activated protein kinase kinase dSOR1 isoform X1, with the protein MSKNKLNLVLPPVNVDTTVAATQVAPTPPFKTPSGTETHSLLGKPKTSIDALTETLEGLDMDDTERKRIKVFLSQKEKIGELSEEDLEKLGELGSGNGGVVMKVRHTLTHLIMARKLIHLEVKPAIKKQILRELKVLHECNFPHIVGFYGAFYSDGEISICMEYMDGGSLDLILKRAGRIPESILGRITLAVLKGLSYLRDKHAIIHRDVKPSNILVNSSGEIKICDFGVSGQLIDSMANSFVGTRSYMSPERLQGTHYSVQSDIWSLGLSLVEMAIGMYPIPPPDSSTLETIFAENANEDGNQTVLEPKVMAIFELLDYIVNEPPPKLEHKIFSNEFKDFVDICLKKQPDERADLKTLLSHPWIRKAEVEDVDISGWVCKTMDLPPSTPKRNTSPN; encoded by the exons ATGTcgaaaaataaactgaatttaGTGCTGCCGCCGGTAAATGTGGATacaactgttgctgccacacagGTGGCACCAACACCGCCATTTAAAACACCATCGGGAACAGA AACACATAGCTTGCTGGGGAAGCCAAAAACGAGCATCGATGCGCTAACGGAAACATTGGAGGGCCTGGACATGGATGACACGGAACGCAAACGAATAAAAGTTTTCCTCAGTCAGAAAGAGAAAATCGGCGAACTCTCCGAGGAGGATCTCGAAAAGTTGGGCGAACTCGGCTCCGGCAATGGCGGCGTTGTTATGAAAGTGCGCCACACCCTCACACATCTAATTATGGCACGGAAACTGATCCATCTGGAGGTGAAGCCGGCGATCAAAAAACAAATCCTGCGCGAGCTAAAAGTGCTGCACGAATGCAATTTTCCCCACATTGTTGGCTTCTATGGCGCCTTCTACAGCGACGGTGAGATAAGCATCTGCATGGAATACATGGACGGCGGCTCCCTTGATCTCATATTAAAGCGCGCCGGCCGCATACCCGAATCGATACTCGGACGCATCACGCTGGCGGTGCTGAAGGGGCTCAGCTATCTGCGGGACAAGCATGCGATCATCCATCGCGATGTAAAGCCAAGCAATATACTCGTCAACAGCAGCGGCGAGATCAAAATCTGTGATTTCGGCGTTTCGGGTCAGCTAATCGACTCGATGGCCAACTCATTTGTGGGCACGCGCAGCTACATGTCG CCGGAACGACTGCAGGGCACACACTACTCGGTACAGTCGGACATTTGGTCGCTGGGTCTGTCACTGGTTGAGATGGCCATCGGCATGTATCCAATACCGCCGCCGGATTCGTCAACGCTGGAGACCATATTCGCAGAGAACGCCAATGAGGATGGCAATCAAACGGTGCTGGAGCCCAAAGTGATGGCAATATTCGAGCTGCTCGATTATATTGTTAACGAGCCGCCGCCGAAGCTGGAACACAAGATATTCTCAAATGAGTTCAAGGACTTTGTCGACATCTGTCTCAAAAAGCAGCCGGACGAGCGTGCCGATCTCAAGACGTTGTTG AGCCATCCATGGATACGGAAAGCGGAGGTGGAGGATGTCGACATATCGGGCTGGGTATGCAAGACAATGGACTTGCCGCCATCGACGCCGAAACGCAATACATCGCCCAACTAA
- the LOC6631655 gene encoding complement component 1 Q subcomponent-binding protein, mitochondrial — translation MLANCRVAKFQRSISVTAFQLQNLKGEALKKPMPEEEKPASPTPVGLTPSQRNLVEFVTGEILEERRVQLQLEPPYMIDEFTGHFSGSKVELIRESPDERINIFFNVSKSVPRRNDETGDLTPVRSVPKFEVLIRRNDLLLSIFCVFKPCAFDDVEPESLDQQPQENDVFEIQDLSLYNHGWNDSCFTIDASLIDDNLQTMILEMLEEKGITHEFARKLSDMATAREHALYIEFLENLSKFTVGLPQPIKQDAN, via the coding sequence ATGTTGGCCAACTGTCGTGTAGCCAAATTCCAACGCTCAATTTCGGTCACTGCATTCCAGTTGCAAAATCTGAAGGGAGAAGCCTTAAAGAAACCGATGCCAGAAGAGGAGAAGCCCGCATCGCCAACTCCAGTAGGTTTGACCCCATCGCAGCGCAATTTGGTTGAGTTCGTAACCGGCGAAATACTGGAAGAACGCCGCGTACAGTTGCAGTTGGAACCGCCGTACATGATTGACGAGTTTACTGGACATTTTTCTGGCTCCAAGGTGGAGCTAATAAGAGAGTCACCTGACGAACgcattaatattttctttaatgtTAGCAAAAGTGTGCCGCGTCGGAATGATGAGACAGGCGATCTGACTCCAGTGCGCAGCGTTCCTAAATTTGAAGTGCTAATCAGAAGAAATGATTTGCTGCTATctatattttgtgtatttaagCCGTGCGCCTTTGATGATGTGGAGCCGGAGTCCTTGGATCAGCAGCCTCAAGAAAATGATGTATTTGAGATTCAAGATCTATCGCTATACAATCACGGCTGGAATGACAGCTGCTTTACCATTGATGCATCGCTCATTGATGACAATTTACAAACCATGATTCTGGAGATGCTTGAAGAGAAGGGCATTACGCATGAGTTTGCTAGAAAGCTTTCCGACATGGCCACTGCTCGCGAGCATGCCCTGTATATCGAGTTTTTGGAGAATCTATCCAAGTTTACTGTGGGCCTACCGCAGCCAATTAAACAGGACGCAAACTAA
- the LOC6631654 gene encoding kelch-like protein 5, whose product MSSVNVNQKESPSRDSTASTSGHISMMAENTLESLSRDYSLVSLNSAGSQDEFFRCRDHADSVLKRMQLYVDSQQLCDVVLIAGIDGKRVPAHRLVLSASSAYFSAMFTGSLRETKEHEVTLGEVHGDALQLLVQYCYTGFIELREDTVETLLATACLLQLNSVVTACCNFLARQLHPSNCLGFAFFAEQQSCTALLRLAQAYTCQYFMQVCQNQEFFQLNADQLGKLLCSDDLNVPSEQDVFHSLMSWVRHDAPNREQHIAELLALVRLPLLQPAFIMDNVESVCSANECQQLVMEAFKWHLMPERRSRIATERTTPRKSTVGRLLAVGGMDAHKGAITIESYCPRLDKWTPWKHMTGRRLQFGAAVMEDKLILVGGRDGLKTLNTVESLDLNTMAWVLLNPMATPRHGLGVAVLEGPLYAVGGHDGWSYLNTVERWDPLARTWSYVAPMSSMRSTAGVAVLGGRLYAVGGRDGSVCHRSIECYDPHTNKWSLLAPMNRRRGGVGVAVANGFLYALGGHDCPASNPMVCRTETVERYDPVTDTWTLICSLALGRDAIGCALLGDRLIVVGGYDGNTALKSVEEYDPVRNGWNDLSPMSFPRAGACVVAIPNVIPPAAPQPPASATKKKKWKPVRLDPICYRRRRSVEFVDYYHM is encoded by the exons atgtcatCTGTGAATGTGAACCAAAAAGAGAGTCCCAGCCGCGACTCGACGGCCTCAACATCGGGACACATATCAATGATGGCCGAGAATACGCTGGAGTCTCTGTCCAGAGACTACAGCCTGGTCAGTCTCAATTCGGCTGGCAGCCAGGACGAGTTCTTTCGCTGTCGCGATCATGCGGACAGCGTTCTGAAGCGCATGCAGCTGTATGTGGACAGCCAGCAGCTGTGCGATGTGGTGCTCATCGCTGGCATTGATGGCAAGCG CGTGCCCGCTCACCGCTTGGTGCTATCCGCTTCGAGTGCATATTTTTCAGCAATGTTTACGGGTTCGCTGCGCGAGACCAAGGAGCACGAGGTTACCCTGGGCGAGGTGCACGGCgatgcgctgcagctgctggtgcAGTATTGCTATACAGGATTCATTGAGTTGCGCGAGGACACTGTGGAAACTCTGCTGGCCACCGCCTGTCTGCTGCAGCTAAACTCTGTGGTGACGGCCTGCTGCAATTTCCTGGCACGCCAGCTGCATCCATCCAATTGTCTGGGCTTTGCATTCTTTGCCGAGCAACAGAGCTGCACGgcgctgctgcggctggcGCAGGCCTACACCTGCCAGTACTTTATGCAGGTGTGCCAGAATCAGGAGTTCTTTCAGCTAAACGCCGATCAGCTGGGCAAGCTGCTGTGCAGCGATGATCTCAATGTGCCATCCGAGCAGGATGTTTTCCACAGTCTGATGTCTTGGGTGCGCCACGATGCGCCCAATCGGGAGCAACACATTGCCGAGCTGCTGGCGCTGGTACGTCTGCCCCTGCTACAGCCGGCATTCATAATGGACAACGTGGAGAGCGTGTGCAGCGCCAATGAGTGCCAACAGCTTGTGATGGAGGCCTTCAAATGGCATCTTATGCCCGAGCGGCGTTCGCGCATTGCCACCGAACGCACCACGCCGCGAAAATCGACCGTCGGTCGACTGCTCGCTGTTGGCGGCATGGATGCCCACAAGGGCGCCATCACCATTGAGAGCTACTGTCCGCGCCTGGACAAGTGGACGCCTTGGAAGCATATGACTGGCCGGCGGTTGCAGTTTGGCGCCGCTGTTATGGAGGATAAACTGATTTTGGTGGGCGGACGCGATGGACTCAAGACCCTAAATACCGTGGAGAGCCTGGACTTGAATACGATGGCCTGGGTACTACTAAATCCCATGGCAACACCCCGTCATGGTCTTGGCGTGGCAGTGCTGGAGGGCCCGCTGTATGCGGTCGGTGGACACGATGGCTGGAGCTACCTGAATACGGTTGAACG CTGGGATCCTCTTGCGCGCACCTGGAGCTATGTGGCGCCCATGTCATCGATGCGTTCGACGGCTGGTGTTGCGGTGCTGGGCGGTCGTCTCTATGCGGTGGGCGGACGTGACGGCTCCGTCTGTCATCGCTCCATCGAATGCTACGATCCGCATACAAATAAATGGAGCCTCCTCGCACCAATGAATCGACGCCGCGGTGGCGTTGGC GTGGCTGTTGCAAATGGTTTTCTCTATGCCTTGGGCGGCCACGATTGTCCGGCCAGCAATCCCATGGTGTGTCGCACCGAGACCGTTGAGCGTTATGATCCTGTCACCGATACCTGGACACTG ATTTGCTCGCTGGCTTTGGGTCGCGATGCGATTGGCTGTGCTCTGCTCGGGGATCGTTTAATTGTCGTCGGCGGCTACGATGGCAATACTGCGCTGAAAAGTGTCGAGGAATATGATCCGGTGCGCAATGGCTGGAATGATCTGTCGCCCATGTCGTTTCCGCGTGCCGGCGCCTGTGTCGTTGCCATACCGAATGTTATACCGCCAGCAGCTCCACAGCCGCCGGCCAGTGCTACA aaaaagaagaagtgGAAGCCAGTCAGATTGGATCCAATCTGCTATAGGCGTCGTAGATCCGTCGAATTTGTCGACTACTATCATATGTAA
- the ric8a gene encoding synembryn: MDAEQLKQLERKDTAHIADILSQFNTKNADLLTFDSFHTDNLWHDLWLAIFGILDDATLQSVHAQCLNTVRILTRDEFSLQTHFVEQELGTLLSLARINASSNEDGAQPQLDDAQAEVIAEALKCLCNLVYQSADCRRQCLRQHSLDVLVKRLGTASSTRYPCTLEYYDMKLLFLLTALEPTARTRLQIDLNGLTYMTKWLDDKLADSATAASEEQLNIICELLKVMFTVTSAPDKSPNEYEIQSLHLTGVLRELLLRFGRLSTERERAIVTHAINLLTNISDSCLTELTLKCNSADTETESVKECTVASGTTEPQPASKCCALCFEKRNVRSLAVLLDYLRGGLAQQETEASSHELLSPVLTVLVKCARSDRTMRHYLRKEILPPLKDVSKRPEIGNELRNHLCRFLTLPAMILRDLAAELLFILCKEDVGRMIKYTGYGNAAGLFAKRGVLDCRRIEGADYSSDSEDSDTEEYKQQQQSFNPVLGCVEQPKRNPLEGMTEEQKEYEALQLVNLLEKLRKDGIVQPALIDKDGKPQPLEHILQLQEELPQQQLEQKRKT; this comes from the exons ATGGATGCGGAGCAGCTGAAACAACTTGAACGCAAGGATACCGCTCACATCGCTGACATACTCAGCCAGTTTAATACAAAG AATGCGGATCTTCTGACCTTCGATAGCTTTCATACGGACAACCTATGGCATGACCTGTGGCTGGCTATATTCGGCATCCTCGATGACGCGACCCTGCAATCGGTGCACGCCCAATGTCTCAACACTGTTCGCATTTTGACACGCGATGAGTTCAGCCTGCAGACGCACTTCGTCGAGCAGGAGCTGGGCACGCTCTTATCACTGGCGCGCATCAATGCCAGCAGCAATGAGGATGGTGCACAGCCACAGCTTGACGATGCCCAGGCGGAGGTTATTGCCGAGGCTTTGAAATGCCTGTGTAACTTGGTGTATCAAAGCGCCGACTGCCGGCGCCAGTGTCTGCGTCAGCACAGTCTCGATGTGCTTGTAAAGCGCTTGGGCACCGCCTCATCGACACGTTATCCTTGCACTTTGGAATACTATGATATGaagctgttgtttttgcttaccGCATTGGAGCCAACAGCGCGCACACGCCTACAAATTGATCTCAATGGACTGACTTACATGACGAAATGGTTGGACGACAAGTTGGCGGATTCTGCCACAGCTGCCAGCGAGGAGCAGCTAAACATAATCTGTGAGCTGCTGAAGGTTATGTTTACGGTGACCAGTGCGCCGGACAAGAGCCCCAACGAATACGAAATTCAAAGTCTTCATCTGACAGGCGTTCTGCGGGAACTGCTATTGCGGTTTGGCAGGCTATCCACAGAACGGGAACGCGCCATTGTGACACACGCAATTAATTTGCTGACCAACATATCGGACAGCTGCCTAACCGAGCTGACGCTCAAGTGTAACTCAGCGGACACGGAAACGGAGAGTGTGAAAGAGTGTACCGTTGCATCTGGTACTACAGAGCCGCAGCCGGCCTCGAAATGCTGTGCCCTGTGCTTTGAGAAGCGCAACGTGCGCAGCCTGGCGGTGCTGTTAGACTATCTGCGTGGTGGACTCGCCCAGCAAGAGACAGAGGCCAGCTCCCACGAGCTGCTGTCCCCAGTGCTGACGGTGCTGGTGAAGTGTGCACGCAGCGATCGCACCATGCGACACTATTTGCGAAAGGAGATCCTACCGCCACTGAAGGACGTCAGCAAGAGGCCAGAGATTGGCAATGAGCTACGCAACCATCTCTGTCGTTTTCTCACGCTGCCTGCCATGATTCTGCGGGACCTGGCCGCTGAGCTACTATTCATACTATGCAAAGAGGATGTCGGTCGCATGATCAAGTACACGGGATATGGCAATGCGGCTGGCTTGTTTGCCAAACGCGGCGTACTCGACTGCCGGCGTATTGAGGGCGCCGACTACTCGTCGGACAGCGAGGACAGCGATACGGAGGAGtacaagcaacaacagcagagcTTCAATCCGGTGCTCGGCTGTGTAGAGCAGCCCAAGCGTAATCCGCTCGAGGGCATGACCGAGGAGCAAAAAGAGTACGAGGCGTTGCAGCTGGTCAATTTGTTGGAAAAGCTGCGCAAGGATGGCATCGTGCAGCCGGCGCTTATTGACAAGGATGGCAAACCACAGCCACTGGAGCACATACTACAGCTACAGGAGGAGCtgccccagcagcagctggagcagaagCGAAAAACCTAA